In the Corythoichthys intestinalis isolate RoL2023-P3 chromosome 12, ASM3026506v1, whole genome shotgun sequence genome, one interval contains:
- the bcl9 gene encoding B-cell CLL/lymphoma 9 protein isoform X1, with translation MLEVQEERPAAAGTAATHFGKKERGKKEREDAKDGRGNLSNLANPGSRNVRAKAPLAHAGSPHQHLTSPCSVVLVTPSMHSNRLKNSPSTNTQSPKPKTEAMVRSPPVMSPSTASQMDSKMPNQGKPGSGGSQSQPSPCDPKSLGAKGAPSVAGGIGLKNGQSLTSGPGSKVKVKRERSTSVESFDQPESGTPSAEEKDSSRVKRMCVAERRQPYSGADWCSGGESDEDDKGFFNCNSSDVKPLDSVTHSTSNTGLSRSSTPSHNLMGGQGATTEAASGQKAGSKLVYVFTTEMANKAADAVLTGHTENIITFHMKNISNSKDKAHLLLNNAANALRSDSKPSQQTPSHGQDQTHQPGSKPSLPGMAEPAPPQSANPGSQSGVLPPDGSSSTSIESKNLPGGSPNNNGGPVDQTPLSQPEAGLSAPTAGEVGPGIGPGGPGLTPQQQQQQLAQELLNMEANTEGLSQEQLEHRQRSLQTLRDIQRMLFPDDRDAPPPGPPQPHGGPHDGGPDGPPRRSEPGPLQAMMAQSQSLGPPGGPGGPRPQGPPFGPPHGPRDMPPFPQDEMGPHMGGPGGCGDGDQMTPEQVAWLKLQQEFYEEKRKKQEMQHRPLPPDMMMHPHGPRGMIRGPPPPYQMGPGEMWGGPGGPQDPYPERMGMGPGPGPGPRGMSSHLQRMPGFTGMINPEMEGPPRPGMGWPDDMPPRMGDPRGFPGGPGTMFSGPGGRGERFPNPQSVQEAMFHQGMGGEKGLPPGMMMDMQRMMGHQRGGLEPGNSMGMFPRMPGDGPMSPSSRLQGMGGREMGPEFGMGPGPGPGPHMHPSKLRDPPMNMSPDEIMRMRGGPPMENMAAQGRAMQGPPFTEQPQPGEFPMGPGRPFPGGPGGMRGPHGEQPFGPEHRATPTGGNGRMNHLPPNAGPQQGQRGRKPADLNVQAGGGNSPSVNPLKSPPLRQVQSPMMGSPSGNLKSPQTPSQLAGMLTGPAGPQAPPAPPSSAPMKSPHSMMGSAGASPVHMRSPSLPNPSPGWASSPKPPMQSPGVPQGGKPPLSLTSPNMMGNMEQGGNGPASAPPSSGAPSGPMSLPGNVPSGSPYTIPPEPTLSQNPLSIMMSRMSKFAMPSSTPLYHDAIKTVASSDDDSPPARSPNLPSVNNNGMPMNHQGNPRMMGPGNSGPMPALSPLGMNPMGSQPLSHGMPPQMPSPNAPNMGPGMMPHGMMIPPNPQDPGMANPQMMPQGRLGYPHRNQGYPLTQSPSQQGPFSPHNGPGHQGFPGHPMGFQGEGGPMGGRMGNMPHGGGPDGGMCKPNTPGGPEFNNMQGGFSEADLHEVMRPGASGIPEFDLSRIIPSEKPSQTLSYFPRGGGDNPGGKPPHPSGFPMQAMMGDGPPRMGMPMQGLGGMPGGPGGGMGPQDMPIGNPGHNSMRPPGFMGQGMMGHQPRMMSPGGPGGMMQGRQMAHPGPGGSPNMMMSLQGMGGPPQQTMMMGGQMRPRDMDMGFSPGPGMF, from the exons ATGTTGGAGGTCCAAGAGGAGAGGCCAGCGGCGGCAGGTACAGCAGCGACCCATTTCGGCAAGAAGGAACGTGGCAAGAAGGAGCGAGAGGACGCCAAGGACGGACGGGGGAACCTCAGCAACCTCGCCAATCCCGGTTCCAGGAACGTTCGCGCCAAGGCGCCACTAGCGCACGCAGGCAGTCCGCACCAGCACCTCACTTCGCCCTGTTCTGTTGTACTGGTAACCCCATCAATGCACTCCAATCGGCTCAAGAACTCCCCATCCACCAACACACAAAG CCCTAAACCTAAGACGGAGGCAATGGTCCGCTCCCCTCCCGTCATGTCCCCGTCCACTGCCTCCCAAATGGACTCAAAAATGCCCAATCAGGGTAAGCCGGGGAGCGGCGGCAGCCAATCGCAGCCTTCGCCCTGCGATCCCAAAAGCTTGGGCGCCAAAGGAGCACCCAGCGTGGCGGGTGGAATCGGTCTGAAGAACGGCCAGAGTTTGACCTCGGGCCCCGGCTCCAAAGTCAAAGTTAAACGGGAGCGAAGCACGTCGGTGGAGTCCTTCGATCAGCCGGAGAGCGGAACGCCCAGTGCTGAGGAAAAAG ACAGTAGCCGGGTAAAAAGGATGTGCGTGGCAGAGCGGAGGCAGCCTTACAGTGGAGCCGACTGGTGCTCCGGGGGTGAAAGTGACGAAGATGACAAAGGATTCTTCA ACTGTAACTCCAGTGACGTGAAGCCGCTGGATTCTGTCACCCATTCTACCTCCAACACCGGACTTAGCCGCTCCTCCACGCCCTCCCACAATTTAATGGGAGGGCAGGGCGCCACGACGGAAGCCGCTAGTGGCCAGAAAGCAGGCTCGAAACTCGTCTATGTCTTCACTACGGAGATGGCTAACAA GGCAGCTGATGCAGTTCTAACTGGCCATACAGAAAACATCATCACCTTCCACATGAAAAACATCTCCAACAGCAAAGACAAAGCTCACCTCCTTCTG AACAATGCAGCAAATGCCCTCCGAAGTGACTCCAAGCCTTCCCAGCAGACGCCGTCCCATGGTCAAGATCAGACCCACCAACCCGGATCCAAGCCGTCCTTACCGGGCATGGCGGAGCCAGCCCCACCCCAGTCCGCAAACCCGGGAAGCCAGTCCGGCGTTCTTCCACCGGATGGTTCGTCGAGCACAAGTATTGAATCCAAAAATCTTCCTGGCGGTAGCCCCAACAACAATGGCGGCCCAGTTGACCAGACACCTCTGAGCCAACCTGAGGCAGGCCTCAGTGCTCCGACAGCAGGTGAAGTAGGGCCGGGCATAGGCCCCGGGGGGCCCGGTCTGACGCCCCAGCAACAGCAGCAACAGCTGGCTCAAGAGCTTTTAAATATGGAGGCCAACACTGAAGGTCTATCCCAAGAACAGTTGGAGCATCGCCAGCGTTCACTGCAGACATTGCGAGACATTCAGCGCATGCTTTTTCCAGATGACCGTGACGCACCGCCTCCCGGGCCTCCCCAGCCTCACGGCGGCCCCCACGACGGAGGCCCCGATGGCCCTCCTCGGAGGTCTGAGCCGGGCCCTTTGCAGGCTATGATGGCGCAATCTCAAAGCCTTGGACCGCCGGGCGGGCCGGGAGGACCTCGCCCGCAAGGTCCTCCCTTCGGACCTCCCCATGGTCCCAGAGACATGCCCCCTTTTCCGCAGGATGAAATGGGTCCTCACATGGGGGGCCCTGGCGGCTGTGGAGATGGTGATCAAATGACCCCAGAACAGGTGGCGTGGTTGAAGTTACAGCAGGAGTTTTATGAGGAGAAGCGGAAGAAACAAGAGATGCAACACCGGCCTCTTCCTCCGGACATGATGATGCACCCACATGGTCCACGCGGCATGATACGAGGACCTCCGCCACCCTATCAGATGGGTCCAGGAGAGATGTGGGGAGGACCAGGTGGTCCGCAAGACCCTTATCCTGAACGCATGGGTATGGGTCCCGGCCCGGGTCCTGGTCCGAGAGGCATGTCCTCCCACTTGCAAAGGATGCCTGGCTTCACGGGAATGATCAATCCTGAGATGGAAGGACCCCCGCGGCCTGGAATGGGGTGGCCTGATGACATGCCGCCTCGTATGGGAGACCCGCGAGGTTTTCCCGGTGGTCCGGGTACCATGTTTTCTGGCCCCGGCGGTAGAGGTGAGCGCTTCCCAAACCCTCAGTCGGTCCAAGAAGCAATGTTCCACCAAGGTATGGGAGGAGAGAAGGGCCTTCCCCCCGGCATGATGATGGACATGCAAAGGATGATGGGCCATCAAAGAGGTGGATTGGAACCCGGTAACAGCATGGGAATGTTTCCAAGAATGCCCGGCGACGGGCCGATGAGCCCTTCGTCCAGGCTCCAGGGAATGGGGGGTCGAGAAATGGGTCCAGAGTTCGGCATGGGGCCCGGTCCTGGGCCCGGACCTCACATGCACCCTTCCAAGCTACGAGATCCTCCGATGAACATGAGTCCAGATGAGATCATGAGAATGAGGGGAGGCCCTCCAATGGAAAACATGGCTGCGCAAGGCAGGGCAATGCAAGGTCCTCCCTTCACTGAACAGCCGCAACCCGGGGAGTTTCCCATGGGGCCTGGTAGACCTTTTCCAGGTGGTCCTGGTGGAATGAGGGGCCCTCACGGAGAGCAACCATTTGGCCCAGAGCATAGAGCCACTCCGACGGGAGGTAACGGTCGCATGAACCACCTCCCTCCCAATGCCGGCCCTCAGCAGGGCCAAAGAGGGCGCAAGCCAGCAGATTTGAATGTCCAAGCGGGTGGGGGCAACTCTCCCAGCGTCAACCCACTCAAGTCCCCTCCTCTGAGGCAGGTGCAGTCTCCCATGATGGGCTCACCCTCCGGAAACCTCAAATCGCCGCAGACGCCGTCCCAGCTGGCCGGCATGCTCACGGGTCCCGCCGGTCCCCAGGCCCCTCCAGCACCCCCATCATCAGCGCCTATGAAGTCACCGCACTCCATGATGGGATCGGCGGGAGCCTCCCCTGTTCACATGAGGTCTCCTTCTCTTCCCAATCCTTCGCCGGGATGGGCCTCCTCACCAAAGCCGCCCATGCAGAGTCCTGGAGTGCCGCAAGGTGGCAAGCCCCCTCTCAGTCTCACCTCACCAAACATGATGGGGAACATGGAGCAAG GTGGTAACGGCCCCGCCTCTGCCCCGCCTTCGTCTGGCGCACCGTCCGGCCCGATGTCCCTCCCGGGAAACGTGCCGTCGGGCAGCCCTTACACCATCCCACCTGAGCCCACGCTCTCCCAGAACCCTTTGTCCATCATGATGTCACGCATGTCAAAGTTCGCCATGCCCAGCTCCACGCCTCTCTACCACGACGCCATCAAGACCGTTGCCAGCTCCGATGACGACTCGCCGCCGGCGCGTTCTCCAAATCTGCCTTCAGTCAACAATAATG GTATGCCAATGAACCACCAAGGCAATCCCCGCATGATGGGACCTGGGAACTCTGGACCCATGCCAGCACTAAGCCCCCTGGGTATGAATCCGATGGGATCCCAGCCTCTCTCTCACGGCATGCCCCCACAAATGCCCTCTCCCAATGCCCCCAACATGGGCCCCGGTATGATGCCTCACGGCATGATGATCCCGCCTAATCCGCAAGACCCCGGAATGGCCAACCCTCAAATGATGCCGCAGGGGCGTTTGGGTTACCCCCACCGAAACCAGGGTTACCCGCTCACCCAGTCCCCGTCCCAGCAGGGCCCCTTCTCTCCGCACAACGGGCCCGGGCACCAGGGTTTCCCCGGTCATCCGATGGGCTTCCAGGGAGAAGGAGGGCCCATGGGAGGACGAATGGGTAACATGCCTCACGGCGGAGGGCCGGACGGGGGCATGTGCAAGCCGAATACCCCCGGGGGTCCAGAATTCAACAACATGCAAGGTGGCTTCAGCGAGGCGGATCTTCACGAGGTGATGCGGCCGGGGGCGTCCGGCATTCCCGAGTTTGACCTGTCCAGGATTATCCCGTCAGAAAAACCCAGCCAGACTCTGTCCTACTTCCCCCGCGGTGGGGGCGACAACCCCGGAGGCAAACCGCCGCACCCGTCCGGCTTCCCTATGCAGGCCATGATGGGCGACGGCCCCCCAAGGATGGGAATGCCCATGCAGGGGTTGGGGGGGATGCCGGGGGGGCCTGGCGGGGGCATGGGCCCCCAAGACATGCCCATAGGCAACCCCGGCCACAACTCCATGCGCCCGCCGGGTTTCATGGGCCAAGGCATGATGGGACACCAGCCTCGGATGATGTCTCCTGGCGGTCCTGGGGGGATGATGCAGGGGCGACAGATGGCCCACCCCGGTCCTGGTGGCTCCCCTAACATGATGATGTCACTGCAGGGCATGGGCGGCCCCCCGCAGCAGACGATGATGATGGGGGGGCAGATGAGGCCACGCGACATGGACATGGGCTTCAGTCCGGGCCCTGGAATGTTCTAA
- the bcl9 gene encoding B-cell CLL/lymphoma 9 protein isoform X2 — MGDTLLKQAAIIDNPKPKTEAMVRSPPVMSPSTASQMDSKMPNQGKPGSGGSQSQPSPCDPKSLGAKGAPSVAGGIGLKNGQSLTSGPGSKVKVKRERSTSVESFDQPESGTPSAEEKDSSRVKRMCVAERRQPYSGADWCSGGESDEDDKGFFNCNSSDVKPLDSVTHSTSNTGLSRSSTPSHNLMGGQGATTEAASGQKAGSKLVYVFTTEMANKAADAVLTGHTENIITFHMKNISNSKDKAHLLLNNAANALRSDSKPSQQTPSHGQDQTHQPGSKPSLPGMAEPAPPQSANPGSQSGVLPPDGSSSTSIESKNLPGGSPNNNGGPVDQTPLSQPEAGLSAPTAGEVGPGIGPGGPGLTPQQQQQQLAQELLNMEANTEGLSQEQLEHRQRSLQTLRDIQRMLFPDDRDAPPPGPPQPHGGPHDGGPDGPPRRSEPGPLQAMMAQSQSLGPPGGPGGPRPQGPPFGPPHGPRDMPPFPQDEMGPHMGGPGGCGDGDQMTPEQVAWLKLQQEFYEEKRKKQEMQHRPLPPDMMMHPHGPRGMIRGPPPPYQMGPGEMWGGPGGPQDPYPERMGMGPGPGPGPRGMSSHLQRMPGFTGMINPEMEGPPRPGMGWPDDMPPRMGDPRGFPGGPGTMFSGPGGRGERFPNPQSVQEAMFHQGMGGEKGLPPGMMMDMQRMMGHQRGGLEPGNSMGMFPRMPGDGPMSPSSRLQGMGGREMGPEFGMGPGPGPGPHMHPSKLRDPPMNMSPDEIMRMRGGPPMENMAAQGRAMQGPPFTEQPQPGEFPMGPGRPFPGGPGGMRGPHGEQPFGPEHRATPTGGNGRMNHLPPNAGPQQGQRGRKPADLNVQAGGGNSPSVNPLKSPPLRQVQSPMMGSPSGNLKSPQTPSQLAGMLTGPAGPQAPPAPPSSAPMKSPHSMMGSAGASPVHMRSPSLPNPSPGWASSPKPPMQSPGVPQGGKPPLSLTSPNMMGNMEQGGNGPASAPPSSGAPSGPMSLPGNVPSGSPYTIPPEPTLSQNPLSIMMSRMSKFAMPSSTPLYHDAIKTVASSDDDSPPARSPNLPSVNNNGMPMNHQGNPRMMGPGNSGPMPALSPLGMNPMGSQPLSHGMPPQMPSPNAPNMGPGMMPHGMMIPPNPQDPGMANPQMMPQGRLGYPHRNQGYPLTQSPSQQGPFSPHNGPGHQGFPGHPMGFQGEGGPMGGRMGNMPHGGGPDGGMCKPNTPGGPEFNNMQGGFSEADLHEVMRPGASGIPEFDLSRIIPSEKPSQTLSYFPRGGGDNPGGKPPHPSGFPMQAMMGDGPPRMGMPMQGLGGMPGGPGGGMGPQDMPIGNPGHNSMRPPGFMGQGMMGHQPRMMSPGGPGGMMQGRQMAHPGPGGSPNMMMSLQGMGGPPQQTMMMGGQMRPRDMDMGFSPGPGMF, encoded by the exons ATGGGTGATACTCTTTTGAAGCAAGCCGCAATCATAGACAA CCCTAAACCTAAGACGGAGGCAATGGTCCGCTCCCCTCCCGTCATGTCCCCGTCCACTGCCTCCCAAATGGACTCAAAAATGCCCAATCAGGGTAAGCCGGGGAGCGGCGGCAGCCAATCGCAGCCTTCGCCCTGCGATCCCAAAAGCTTGGGCGCCAAAGGAGCACCCAGCGTGGCGGGTGGAATCGGTCTGAAGAACGGCCAGAGTTTGACCTCGGGCCCCGGCTCCAAAGTCAAAGTTAAACGGGAGCGAAGCACGTCGGTGGAGTCCTTCGATCAGCCGGAGAGCGGAACGCCCAGTGCTGAGGAAAAAG ACAGTAGCCGGGTAAAAAGGATGTGCGTGGCAGAGCGGAGGCAGCCTTACAGTGGAGCCGACTGGTGCTCCGGGGGTGAAAGTGACGAAGATGACAAAGGATTCTTCA ACTGTAACTCCAGTGACGTGAAGCCGCTGGATTCTGTCACCCATTCTACCTCCAACACCGGACTTAGCCGCTCCTCCACGCCCTCCCACAATTTAATGGGAGGGCAGGGCGCCACGACGGAAGCCGCTAGTGGCCAGAAAGCAGGCTCGAAACTCGTCTATGTCTTCACTACGGAGATGGCTAACAA GGCAGCTGATGCAGTTCTAACTGGCCATACAGAAAACATCATCACCTTCCACATGAAAAACATCTCCAACAGCAAAGACAAAGCTCACCTCCTTCTG AACAATGCAGCAAATGCCCTCCGAAGTGACTCCAAGCCTTCCCAGCAGACGCCGTCCCATGGTCAAGATCAGACCCACCAACCCGGATCCAAGCCGTCCTTACCGGGCATGGCGGAGCCAGCCCCACCCCAGTCCGCAAACCCGGGAAGCCAGTCCGGCGTTCTTCCACCGGATGGTTCGTCGAGCACAAGTATTGAATCCAAAAATCTTCCTGGCGGTAGCCCCAACAACAATGGCGGCCCAGTTGACCAGACACCTCTGAGCCAACCTGAGGCAGGCCTCAGTGCTCCGACAGCAGGTGAAGTAGGGCCGGGCATAGGCCCCGGGGGGCCCGGTCTGACGCCCCAGCAACAGCAGCAACAGCTGGCTCAAGAGCTTTTAAATATGGAGGCCAACACTGAAGGTCTATCCCAAGAACAGTTGGAGCATCGCCAGCGTTCACTGCAGACATTGCGAGACATTCAGCGCATGCTTTTTCCAGATGACCGTGACGCACCGCCTCCCGGGCCTCCCCAGCCTCACGGCGGCCCCCACGACGGAGGCCCCGATGGCCCTCCTCGGAGGTCTGAGCCGGGCCCTTTGCAGGCTATGATGGCGCAATCTCAAAGCCTTGGACCGCCGGGCGGGCCGGGAGGACCTCGCCCGCAAGGTCCTCCCTTCGGACCTCCCCATGGTCCCAGAGACATGCCCCCTTTTCCGCAGGATGAAATGGGTCCTCACATGGGGGGCCCTGGCGGCTGTGGAGATGGTGATCAAATGACCCCAGAACAGGTGGCGTGGTTGAAGTTACAGCAGGAGTTTTATGAGGAGAAGCGGAAGAAACAAGAGATGCAACACCGGCCTCTTCCTCCGGACATGATGATGCACCCACATGGTCCACGCGGCATGATACGAGGACCTCCGCCACCCTATCAGATGGGTCCAGGAGAGATGTGGGGAGGACCAGGTGGTCCGCAAGACCCTTATCCTGAACGCATGGGTATGGGTCCCGGCCCGGGTCCTGGTCCGAGAGGCATGTCCTCCCACTTGCAAAGGATGCCTGGCTTCACGGGAATGATCAATCCTGAGATGGAAGGACCCCCGCGGCCTGGAATGGGGTGGCCTGATGACATGCCGCCTCGTATGGGAGACCCGCGAGGTTTTCCCGGTGGTCCGGGTACCATGTTTTCTGGCCCCGGCGGTAGAGGTGAGCGCTTCCCAAACCCTCAGTCGGTCCAAGAAGCAATGTTCCACCAAGGTATGGGAGGAGAGAAGGGCCTTCCCCCCGGCATGATGATGGACATGCAAAGGATGATGGGCCATCAAAGAGGTGGATTGGAACCCGGTAACAGCATGGGAATGTTTCCAAGAATGCCCGGCGACGGGCCGATGAGCCCTTCGTCCAGGCTCCAGGGAATGGGGGGTCGAGAAATGGGTCCAGAGTTCGGCATGGGGCCCGGTCCTGGGCCCGGACCTCACATGCACCCTTCCAAGCTACGAGATCCTCCGATGAACATGAGTCCAGATGAGATCATGAGAATGAGGGGAGGCCCTCCAATGGAAAACATGGCTGCGCAAGGCAGGGCAATGCAAGGTCCTCCCTTCACTGAACAGCCGCAACCCGGGGAGTTTCCCATGGGGCCTGGTAGACCTTTTCCAGGTGGTCCTGGTGGAATGAGGGGCCCTCACGGAGAGCAACCATTTGGCCCAGAGCATAGAGCCACTCCGACGGGAGGTAACGGTCGCATGAACCACCTCCCTCCCAATGCCGGCCCTCAGCAGGGCCAAAGAGGGCGCAAGCCAGCAGATTTGAATGTCCAAGCGGGTGGGGGCAACTCTCCCAGCGTCAACCCACTCAAGTCCCCTCCTCTGAGGCAGGTGCAGTCTCCCATGATGGGCTCACCCTCCGGAAACCTCAAATCGCCGCAGACGCCGTCCCAGCTGGCCGGCATGCTCACGGGTCCCGCCGGTCCCCAGGCCCCTCCAGCACCCCCATCATCAGCGCCTATGAAGTCACCGCACTCCATGATGGGATCGGCGGGAGCCTCCCCTGTTCACATGAGGTCTCCTTCTCTTCCCAATCCTTCGCCGGGATGGGCCTCCTCACCAAAGCCGCCCATGCAGAGTCCTGGAGTGCCGCAAGGTGGCAAGCCCCCTCTCAGTCTCACCTCACCAAACATGATGGGGAACATGGAGCAAG GTGGTAACGGCCCCGCCTCTGCCCCGCCTTCGTCTGGCGCACCGTCCGGCCCGATGTCCCTCCCGGGAAACGTGCCGTCGGGCAGCCCTTACACCATCCCACCTGAGCCCACGCTCTCCCAGAACCCTTTGTCCATCATGATGTCACGCATGTCAAAGTTCGCCATGCCCAGCTCCACGCCTCTCTACCACGACGCCATCAAGACCGTTGCCAGCTCCGATGACGACTCGCCGCCGGCGCGTTCTCCAAATCTGCCTTCAGTCAACAATAATG GTATGCCAATGAACCACCAAGGCAATCCCCGCATGATGGGACCTGGGAACTCTGGACCCATGCCAGCACTAAGCCCCCTGGGTATGAATCCGATGGGATCCCAGCCTCTCTCTCACGGCATGCCCCCACAAATGCCCTCTCCCAATGCCCCCAACATGGGCCCCGGTATGATGCCTCACGGCATGATGATCCCGCCTAATCCGCAAGACCCCGGAATGGCCAACCCTCAAATGATGCCGCAGGGGCGTTTGGGTTACCCCCACCGAAACCAGGGTTACCCGCTCACCCAGTCCCCGTCCCAGCAGGGCCCCTTCTCTCCGCACAACGGGCCCGGGCACCAGGGTTTCCCCGGTCATCCGATGGGCTTCCAGGGAGAAGGAGGGCCCATGGGAGGACGAATGGGTAACATGCCTCACGGCGGAGGGCCGGACGGGGGCATGTGCAAGCCGAATACCCCCGGGGGTCCAGAATTCAACAACATGCAAGGTGGCTTCAGCGAGGCGGATCTTCACGAGGTGATGCGGCCGGGGGCGTCCGGCATTCCCGAGTTTGACCTGTCCAGGATTATCCCGTCAGAAAAACCCAGCCAGACTCTGTCCTACTTCCCCCGCGGTGGGGGCGACAACCCCGGAGGCAAACCGCCGCACCCGTCCGGCTTCCCTATGCAGGCCATGATGGGCGACGGCCCCCCAAGGATGGGAATGCCCATGCAGGGGTTGGGGGGGATGCCGGGGGGGCCTGGCGGGGGCATGGGCCCCCAAGACATGCCCATAGGCAACCCCGGCCACAACTCCATGCGCCCGCCGGGTTTCATGGGCCAAGGCATGATGGGACACCAGCCTCGGATGATGTCTCCTGGCGGTCCTGGGGGGATGATGCAGGGGCGACAGATGGCCCACCCCGGTCCTGGTGGCTCCCCTAACATGATGATGTCACTGCAGGGCATGGGCGGCCCCCCGCAGCAGACGATGATGATGGGGGGGCAGATGAGGCCACGCGACATGGACATGGGCTTCAGTCCGGGCCCTGGAATGTTCTAA